The following proteins are encoded in a genomic region of Dioscorea cayenensis subsp. rotundata cultivar TDr96_F1 chromosome 8, TDr96_F1_v2_PseudoChromosome.rev07_lg8_w22 25.fasta, whole genome shotgun sequence:
- the LOC120266579 gene encoding bZIP transcription factor TGA10-like isoform X4, giving the protein MAQKQGEHQISFGMAQPSSSSIHPNFIKESNGAYDLGELDQALFLYLDAQEQRVAASGELMPETLNIFPSQPMHEEPSMKKSSKSASDPQASSEIANDVKPLVKRKNITSSSDHEGPKTPDPKTLRRLAQNREAARKSRLRKKAYVQQLECSRIKLAQIEQELQRSRAQGLFFGAEGLIGEHGLHPGFGNLSSDPAMFDMEYARWLEEHHRRMCELRAAVDEHMQENELQIYVGHCLAHYDEVMNLKNIAIKTDVFHLLSGVWMAPAERCFMWLGGFRPSKIIKIIMSNLEPLTEQQLIQIYNLQQMAQENEEALSQGLESLQQSLSNTILSEALSFPSNMADYMDQMAMAMNKLSSLETFVKQADSLRQQTLHRLNQILTSRQMARCLLIIAEYFHRLRALSSLWLSRPRQE; this is encoded by the exons ATGGCACAGAAGCAAGGAGAGCATCAGATTTCTTTTGGGATGGCtcaaccttcttcttcttcaattcatcCAAACTTCAt CAAAGAGAGCAATGGTGCATATGACTTGGGGGAGTTGGATCAAGCTCTATTTCTTTACCTTGATGCTCAAGAGCAAAGAG TTGCAGCTTCAGGAGAGTTAATGCCAGAAACTCTGAATATCTTCCCTTCTCAACCAATGCATGAAGAGCCATCTATGAAA aagagttcaaagagtgctAGTGATCCTCAAGCTTCTTCTGAGATAGCAAACGATGTGAAGCCATTGGTGAAG AGAAAAAATATTACATCAAGCTCAGACCATGAAGGGCCAAAAACACCAGATCCAAAG ACATTGAGAAGGCTTGCACAAAATAGAGAAGCGGCCAGGAAAAGCAGACTCAGAAAGAAG GCATATGTTCAACAACTTGAGTGCAGTAGGATTAAACTAGCACAAATAGAACAAGAGCTGCAAAGGTCAAGAGCACAG GGTCTGTTCTTCGGTGCCGAAGGGCTTATCGGTGAGCACGGGCTCCACCCTGGCTTTGGCAATCTTAGCTCAG ATCCGGCAATGTTTGATATGGAGTATGCTCGGTGGCTTGAAGAGCATCACCGGAGAATGTGTGAGTTGAGAGCGGCGGTGGATGAGCACATGCAGGAGAATGAGCTGCAAATTTATGTCGGACACTGTCTCGCTCACTATGATGAGGTGATGAACCTCAAAAATATCGCCATCAAAACCGATGTCTTTCATTTACTCTCCGGCGTGTGGATGGCTCCAGCCGAGCGATGCTTCATGTGGTTGGGAGGATTCCGGCCTTCGAAAATCATCAAG ATTATCATGAGCAATTTGGAGCCATTAACAGAGCAACaactaatacaaatatacaaccTACAACAAATGGcacaagagaatgaagaagctCTAAGTCAAGGACTTGAATCCCTTCAACAATCACTATCAAACACCATTCTCTCTGAAGCTTTGAGCTTCCCATCAAACATGGCTGATTACATGGACCAAATGGCCATGGCAATGAACAAGCTCTCCTCCCTTGAGACCTTTGTTAAACAA GCAGATAGTTTGAGGCAGCAAACATTGCATAGGTTAAACCAGATCTTGACAAGTCGGCAAATGGCTCGCTGCTTGCTCATTATCGCTGAGTATTTTCATCGTCTTCGAGCTCTTAGTTCTCTCTGGCTTTCTAGACCTAGGCAGGAATGA
- the LOC120266579 gene encoding bZIP transcription factor TGA10-like isoform X3, producing MAQKQGEHQISFGMAQPSSSSIHPNFMISKESNGAYDLGELDQALFLYLDAQEQRASGELMPETLNIFPSQPMHEEPSMKKSSKSASDPQASSEIANDVKPLVKRKNITSSSDHEGPKTPDPKTLRRLAQNREAARKSRLRKKAYVQQLECSRIKLAQIEQELQRSRAQGLFFGAEGLIGEHGLHPGFGNLSSDPAMFDMEYARWLEEHHRRMCELRAAVDEHMQENELQIYVGHCLAHYDEVMNLKNIAIKTDVFHLLSGVWMAPAERCFMWLGGFRPSKIIKIIMSNLEPLTEQQLIQIYNLQQMAQENEEALSQGLESLQQSLSNTILSEALSFPSNMADYMDQMAMAMNKLSSLETFVKQADSLRQQTLHRLNQILTSRQMARCLLIIAEYFHRLRALSSLWLSRPRQE from the exons ATGGCACAGAAGCAAGGAGAGCATCAGATTTCTTTTGGGATGGCtcaaccttcttcttcttcaattcatcCAAACTTCAt GATCAGCAAAGAGAGCAATGGTGCATATGACTTGGGGGAGTTGGATCAAGCTCTATTTCTTTACCTTGATGCTCAAGAGCAAAGAG CTTCAGGAGAGTTAATGCCAGAAACTCTGAATATCTTCCCTTCTCAACCAATGCATGAAGAGCCATCTATGAAA aagagttcaaagagtgctAGTGATCCTCAAGCTTCTTCTGAGATAGCAAACGATGTGAAGCCATTGGTGAAG AGAAAAAATATTACATCAAGCTCAGACCATGAAGGGCCAAAAACACCAGATCCAAAG ACATTGAGAAGGCTTGCACAAAATAGAGAAGCGGCCAGGAAAAGCAGACTCAGAAAGAAG GCATATGTTCAACAACTTGAGTGCAGTAGGATTAAACTAGCACAAATAGAACAAGAGCTGCAAAGGTCAAGAGCACAG GGTCTGTTCTTCGGTGCCGAAGGGCTTATCGGTGAGCACGGGCTCCACCCTGGCTTTGGCAATCTTAGCTCAG ATCCGGCAATGTTTGATATGGAGTATGCTCGGTGGCTTGAAGAGCATCACCGGAGAATGTGTGAGTTGAGAGCGGCGGTGGATGAGCACATGCAGGAGAATGAGCTGCAAATTTATGTCGGACACTGTCTCGCTCACTATGATGAGGTGATGAACCTCAAAAATATCGCCATCAAAACCGATGTCTTTCATTTACTCTCCGGCGTGTGGATGGCTCCAGCCGAGCGATGCTTCATGTGGTTGGGAGGATTCCGGCCTTCGAAAATCATCAAG ATTATCATGAGCAATTTGGAGCCATTAACAGAGCAACaactaatacaaatatacaaccTACAACAAATGGcacaagagaatgaagaagctCTAAGTCAAGGACTTGAATCCCTTCAACAATCACTATCAAACACCATTCTCTCTGAAGCTTTGAGCTTCCCATCAAACATGGCTGATTACATGGACCAAATGGCCATGGCAATGAACAAGCTCTCCTCCCTTGAGACCTTTGTTAAACAA GCAGATAGTTTGAGGCAGCAAACATTGCATAGGTTAAACCAGATCTTGACAAGTCGGCAAATGGCTCGCTGCTTGCTCATTATCGCTGAGTATTTTCATCGTCTTCGAGCTCTTAGTTCTCTCTGGCTTTCTAGACCTAGGCAGGAATGA
- the LOC120266579 gene encoding bZIP transcription factor TGA10-like isoform X1: MAQKQGEHQISFGMAQPSSSSIHPNFMISKESNGAYDLGELDQALFLYLDAQEQRVAASGELMPETLNIFPSQPMHEEPSMKKSSKSASDPQASSEIANDVKPLVKRKNITSSSDHEGPKTPDPKTLRRLAQNREAARKSRLRKKAYVQQLECSRIKLAQIEQELQRSRAQGLFFGAEGLIGEHGLHPGFGNLSSDPAMFDMEYARWLEEHHRRMCELRAAVDEHMQENELQIYVGHCLAHYDEVMNLKNIAIKTDVFHLLSGVWMAPAERCFMWLGGFRPSKIIKIIMSNLEPLTEQQLIQIYNLQQMAQENEEALSQGLESLQQSLSNTILSEALSFPSNMADYMDQMAMAMNKLSSLETFVKQADSLRQQTLHRLNQILTSRQMARCLLIIAEYFHRLRALSSLWLSRPRQE, translated from the exons ATGGCACAGAAGCAAGGAGAGCATCAGATTTCTTTTGGGATGGCtcaaccttcttcttcttcaattcatcCAAACTTCAt GATCAGCAAAGAGAGCAATGGTGCATATGACTTGGGGGAGTTGGATCAAGCTCTATTTCTTTACCTTGATGCTCAAGAGCAAAGAG TTGCAGCTTCAGGAGAGTTAATGCCAGAAACTCTGAATATCTTCCCTTCTCAACCAATGCATGAAGAGCCATCTATGAAA aagagttcaaagagtgctAGTGATCCTCAAGCTTCTTCTGAGATAGCAAACGATGTGAAGCCATTGGTGAAG AGAAAAAATATTACATCAAGCTCAGACCATGAAGGGCCAAAAACACCAGATCCAAAG ACATTGAGAAGGCTTGCACAAAATAGAGAAGCGGCCAGGAAAAGCAGACTCAGAAAGAAG GCATATGTTCAACAACTTGAGTGCAGTAGGATTAAACTAGCACAAATAGAACAAGAGCTGCAAAGGTCAAGAGCACAG GGTCTGTTCTTCGGTGCCGAAGGGCTTATCGGTGAGCACGGGCTCCACCCTGGCTTTGGCAATCTTAGCTCAG ATCCGGCAATGTTTGATATGGAGTATGCTCGGTGGCTTGAAGAGCATCACCGGAGAATGTGTGAGTTGAGAGCGGCGGTGGATGAGCACATGCAGGAGAATGAGCTGCAAATTTATGTCGGACACTGTCTCGCTCACTATGATGAGGTGATGAACCTCAAAAATATCGCCATCAAAACCGATGTCTTTCATTTACTCTCCGGCGTGTGGATGGCTCCAGCCGAGCGATGCTTCATGTGGTTGGGAGGATTCCGGCCTTCGAAAATCATCAAG ATTATCATGAGCAATTTGGAGCCATTAACAGAGCAACaactaatacaaatatacaaccTACAACAAATGGcacaagagaatgaagaagctCTAAGTCAAGGACTTGAATCCCTTCAACAATCACTATCAAACACCATTCTCTCTGAAGCTTTGAGCTTCCCATCAAACATGGCTGATTACATGGACCAAATGGCCATGGCAATGAACAAGCTCTCCTCCCTTGAGACCTTTGTTAAACAA GCAGATAGTTTGAGGCAGCAAACATTGCATAGGTTAAACCAGATCTTGACAAGTCGGCAAATGGCTCGCTGCTTGCTCATTATCGCTGAGTATTTTCATCGTCTTCGAGCTCTTAGTTCTCTCTGGCTTTCTAGACCTAGGCAGGAATGA
- the LOC120266579 gene encoding bZIP transcription factor TGA10-like isoform X2, whose protein sequence is MAQKQGEHQISFGMAQPSSSSIHPNFMISKESNGAYDLGELDQALFLYLDAQEQRVAASGELMPETLNIFPSQPMHEEPSMKSSKSASDPQASSEIANDVKPLVKRKNITSSSDHEGPKTPDPKTLRRLAQNREAARKSRLRKKAYVQQLECSRIKLAQIEQELQRSRAQGLFFGAEGLIGEHGLHPGFGNLSSDPAMFDMEYARWLEEHHRRMCELRAAVDEHMQENELQIYVGHCLAHYDEVMNLKNIAIKTDVFHLLSGVWMAPAERCFMWLGGFRPSKIIKIIMSNLEPLTEQQLIQIYNLQQMAQENEEALSQGLESLQQSLSNTILSEALSFPSNMADYMDQMAMAMNKLSSLETFVKQADSLRQQTLHRLNQILTSRQMARCLLIIAEYFHRLRALSSLWLSRPRQE, encoded by the exons ATGGCACAGAAGCAAGGAGAGCATCAGATTTCTTTTGGGATGGCtcaaccttcttcttcttcaattcatcCAAACTTCAt GATCAGCAAAGAGAGCAATGGTGCATATGACTTGGGGGAGTTGGATCAAGCTCTATTTCTTTACCTTGATGCTCAAGAGCAAAGAG TTGCAGCTTCAGGAGAGTTAATGCCAGAAACTCTGAATATCTTCCCTTCTCAACCAATGCATGAAGAGCCATCTATGAAA agttcaaagagtgctAGTGATCCTCAAGCTTCTTCTGAGATAGCAAACGATGTGAAGCCATTGGTGAAG AGAAAAAATATTACATCAAGCTCAGACCATGAAGGGCCAAAAACACCAGATCCAAAG ACATTGAGAAGGCTTGCACAAAATAGAGAAGCGGCCAGGAAAAGCAGACTCAGAAAGAAG GCATATGTTCAACAACTTGAGTGCAGTAGGATTAAACTAGCACAAATAGAACAAGAGCTGCAAAGGTCAAGAGCACAG GGTCTGTTCTTCGGTGCCGAAGGGCTTATCGGTGAGCACGGGCTCCACCCTGGCTTTGGCAATCTTAGCTCAG ATCCGGCAATGTTTGATATGGAGTATGCTCGGTGGCTTGAAGAGCATCACCGGAGAATGTGTGAGTTGAGAGCGGCGGTGGATGAGCACATGCAGGAGAATGAGCTGCAAATTTATGTCGGACACTGTCTCGCTCACTATGATGAGGTGATGAACCTCAAAAATATCGCCATCAAAACCGATGTCTTTCATTTACTCTCCGGCGTGTGGATGGCTCCAGCCGAGCGATGCTTCATGTGGTTGGGAGGATTCCGGCCTTCGAAAATCATCAAG ATTATCATGAGCAATTTGGAGCCATTAACAGAGCAACaactaatacaaatatacaaccTACAACAAATGGcacaagagaatgaagaagctCTAAGTCAAGGACTTGAATCCCTTCAACAATCACTATCAAACACCATTCTCTCTGAAGCTTTGAGCTTCCCATCAAACATGGCTGATTACATGGACCAAATGGCCATGGCAATGAACAAGCTCTCCTCCCTTGAGACCTTTGTTAAACAA GCAGATAGTTTGAGGCAGCAAACATTGCATAGGTTAAACCAGATCTTGACAAGTCGGCAAATGGCTCGCTGCTTGCTCATTATCGCTGAGTATTTTCATCGTCTTCGAGCTCTTAGTTCTCTCTGGCTTTCTAGACCTAGGCAGGAATGA
- the LOC120266579 gene encoding bZIP transcription factor TGA10-like isoform X5, translating into MAQKQGEHQISFGMAQPSSSSIHPNFMISKESNGAYDLGELDQALFLYLDAQEQRASGELMPETLNIFPSQPMHEEPSMKSSKSASDPQASSEIANDVKPLVKRKNITSSSDHEGPKTPDPKTLRRLAQNREAARKSRLRKKAYVQQLECSRIKLAQIEQELQRSRAQGLFFGAEGLIGEHGLHPGFGNLSSDPAMFDMEYARWLEEHHRRMCELRAAVDEHMQENELQIYVGHCLAHYDEVMNLKNIAIKTDVFHLLSGVWMAPAERCFMWLGGFRPSKIIKIIMSNLEPLTEQQLIQIYNLQQMAQENEEALSQGLESLQQSLSNTILSEALSFPSNMADYMDQMAMAMNKLSSLETFVKQADSLRQQTLHRLNQILTSRQMARCLLIIAEYFHRLRALSSLWLSRPRQE; encoded by the exons ATGGCACAGAAGCAAGGAGAGCATCAGATTTCTTTTGGGATGGCtcaaccttcttcttcttcaattcatcCAAACTTCAt GATCAGCAAAGAGAGCAATGGTGCATATGACTTGGGGGAGTTGGATCAAGCTCTATTTCTTTACCTTGATGCTCAAGAGCAAAGAG CTTCAGGAGAGTTAATGCCAGAAACTCTGAATATCTTCCCTTCTCAACCAATGCATGAAGAGCCATCTATGAAA agttcaaagagtgctAGTGATCCTCAAGCTTCTTCTGAGATAGCAAACGATGTGAAGCCATTGGTGAAG AGAAAAAATATTACATCAAGCTCAGACCATGAAGGGCCAAAAACACCAGATCCAAAG ACATTGAGAAGGCTTGCACAAAATAGAGAAGCGGCCAGGAAAAGCAGACTCAGAAAGAAG GCATATGTTCAACAACTTGAGTGCAGTAGGATTAAACTAGCACAAATAGAACAAGAGCTGCAAAGGTCAAGAGCACAG GGTCTGTTCTTCGGTGCCGAAGGGCTTATCGGTGAGCACGGGCTCCACCCTGGCTTTGGCAATCTTAGCTCAG ATCCGGCAATGTTTGATATGGAGTATGCTCGGTGGCTTGAAGAGCATCACCGGAGAATGTGTGAGTTGAGAGCGGCGGTGGATGAGCACATGCAGGAGAATGAGCTGCAAATTTATGTCGGACACTGTCTCGCTCACTATGATGAGGTGATGAACCTCAAAAATATCGCCATCAAAACCGATGTCTTTCATTTACTCTCCGGCGTGTGGATGGCTCCAGCCGAGCGATGCTTCATGTGGTTGGGAGGATTCCGGCCTTCGAAAATCATCAAG ATTATCATGAGCAATTTGGAGCCATTAACAGAGCAACaactaatacaaatatacaaccTACAACAAATGGcacaagagaatgaagaagctCTAAGTCAAGGACTTGAATCCCTTCAACAATCACTATCAAACACCATTCTCTCTGAAGCTTTGAGCTTCCCATCAAACATGGCTGATTACATGGACCAAATGGCCATGGCAATGAACAAGCTCTCCTCCCTTGAGACCTTTGTTAAACAA GCAGATAGTTTGAGGCAGCAAACATTGCATAGGTTAAACCAGATCTTGACAAGTCGGCAAATGGCTCGCTGCTTGCTCATTATCGCTGAGTATTTTCATCGTCTTCGAGCTCTTAGTTCTCTCTGGCTTTCTAGACCTAGGCAGGAATGA